A window of the Butyricimonas faecalis genome harbors these coding sequences:
- a CDS encoding thioredoxin family protein, protein MKKLLFVFVGLLCSVGIFAQTNFQELSLEKACEQARAENKAIFLDCYTSWCGPCKIMANNVFTLEAAGDYFNKNFVCVKVDMEKGEGPAIGKQYGVDAYPTFLIINANGKLMHKLVGAMPLEELIENVERGLKANSIAEYEALYQAGKLDKTEQMAYWKLLSISGEVVKAQTVGDDLWGKLSEKDKRNSTYWPLLRSRATTIEGEEMKFVCANREYFEKEVGKEEVGKLIYNSFITELNMMIVYQLPAKKYEKLPTIKDLLKNNDVPRKEALLKITELAEARGNYNVKAYLDILDANLNVWNDSEKGTIFEAAKLFIPLVNDKEQTRRLGEIALRAQESVKDEIVKEGIIKIGLTSRRVSGKDGVYWEDLGSLKEVLDRASLESRYVFLYFHNDGQTSKLINEKLFSNKEVGDYLNKFFINYKIHVGEGEGPEIARRYGVIVPNVVIVLDKHGDMRHRVSNLMQGDFIERVNETFDDNKAVGELETRYTMGDRSPEFMLKYLTALIKLSSPKASFVALELFALLNDEQRISPEFWMLYHPQFAMISSDMKNYLFSNIQKFREKLGAEKVDELVGFQINSDLDQVLYNAAAKISVEDIDRTIQFIKQNKLQHSKQLIGLANIVKLFKNKVCSVKAYKKASKDMKPEEIPFADLYANILAMEPERAEEWKAWGKEIVDSLTDPKYIQWYKQLLQL, encoded by the coding sequence ATGAAAAAATTATTATTCGTATTCGTTGGACTCTTATGTTCCGTGGGTATTTTTGCTCAAACTAACTTTCAGGAATTGTCATTAGAGAAAGCTTGCGAGCAAGCGAGAGCAGAGAACAAAGCCATATTTTTGGATTGCTATACCTCATGGTGCGGGCCGTGCAAGATAATGGCAAATAATGTTTTCACGCTTGAAGCTGCCGGAGATTATTTCAACAAGAATTTCGTTTGCGTGAAAGTCGACATGGAGAAAGGTGAAGGACCGGCTATCGGTAAACAATACGGGGTTGATGCGTATCCTACCTTTTTGATTATTAATGCTAATGGGAAGTTGATGCATAAACTAGTCGGGGCAATGCCTCTCGAAGAGTTAATAGAGAACGTCGAGCGTGGTTTAAAAGCGAATAGTATTGCCGAGTATGAAGCATTGTATCAGGCGGGGAAATTGGATAAAACGGAGCAAATGGCATACTGGAAATTACTTTCAATCTCCGGTGAGGTGGTGAAGGCTCAAACCGTGGGCGATGATCTTTGGGGAAAACTTTCAGAAAAGGATAAACGGAATTCGACTTATTGGCCATTGTTACGCTCGCGGGCGACGACCATAGAGGGCGAGGAGATGAAGTTCGTTTGTGCGAACCGGGAGTATTTTGAAAAGGAAGTCGGCAAAGAAGAGGTTGGTAAATTGATCTATAATTCTTTTATAACCGAATTGAATATGATGATTGTATACCAGTTGCCTGCAAAAAAGTATGAAAAGCTTCCAACGATTAAGGATTTGCTTAAAAATAACGATGTGCCCCGTAAAGAGGCTCTTTTGAAGATAACCGAATTGGCTGAAGCACGCGGAAATTATAACGTGAAGGCATATCTCGATATCCTTGATGCTAATTTGAATGTATGGAATGATTCAGAAAAAGGAACGATATTCGAGGCTGCAAAATTGTTTATCCCGCTTGTCAATGACAAAGAACAAACGCGAAGATTGGGGGAGATTGCCTTACGGGCACAAGAATCCGTGAAAGATGAGATTGTTAAGGAGGGGATTATTAAAATAGGGCTTACTTCCAGAAGGGTTTCGGGAAAAGACGGCGTGTATTGGGAAGACTTGGGATCGCTGAAAGAAGTCTTGGATCGAGCTTCTCTCGAGAGTAGGTATGTGTTCTTGTATTTCCACAACGACGGTCAAACTTCAAAGCTTATCAATGAAAAACTCTTTTCTAACAAAGAGGTGGGAGATTACTTGAATAAGTTTTTTATAAATTATAAAATACACGTTGGAGAGGGGGAAGGACCTGAAATTGCCAGAAGATATGGTGTTATTGTTCCCAACGTGGTGATTGTACTTGACAAACACGGGGATATGCGTCACCGGGTATCCAATCTCATGCAAGGTGATTTCATCGAACGGGTGAACGAAACCTTTGATGATAATAAAGCTGTGGGAGAACTTGAAACACGATATACAATGGGTGATCGTTCTCCTGAATTCATGTTGAAATATTTGACGGCATTGATCAAACTGTCTAGCCCTAAAGCCTCGTTCGTTGCCTTGGAGTTATTTGCATTGCTGAATGATGAGCAGAGAATTTCGCCTGAATTTTGGATGTTGTATCACCCGCAATTTGCCATGATCAGTTCGGATATGAAGAATTATTTATTTTCGAATATTCAGAAATTTCGTGAAAAGTTAGGTGCCGAAAAAGTGGATGAACTGGTTGGCTTTCAAATTAATTCTGATCTTGACCAGGTTCTTTATAATGCAGCAGCAAAAATCTCTGTTGAAGATATAGATAGAACAATACAATTTATCAAGCAAAATAAGTTACAGCATTCGAAACAATTAATTGGTTTGGCCAATATTGTCAAGTTGTTTAAGAATAAAGTTTGCAGTGTTAAGGCCTATAAGAAGGCAAGTAAAGACATGAAGCCGGAAGAAATTCCATTTGCGGATTTATATGCCAATATTCTCGCAATGGAACCGGAGAGAGCGGAAGAGTGGAAGGCGTGGGGAAAAGAGATTGTGGATTCTCTTACAGACCCTAAATATATACAGTGGTATAAACAACTTCTTCAATTATAA
- a CDS encoding thioredoxin family protein, translating into MKKILLIYLGVLCSVLAFGQTNFQKLTLNEVCEKAKMEGKMVFVDLYTSWCGPCKVMAAEVFPNVQLGEFMNKHFVCVKYDTGAEEDGKVLAKKFNIQAYPTFLLLNTDQGLENQIVGATIDPLEFKKLVEEAMSASIASLEKQYKEGNREVSFLTNYLQELLKAQMTTEAQEVRAELFKVLPDAEKSNREYWYIYDNQILSPICSEPMDFLFAHFDQFCKSMGEEKVLERISMAFEIKLRDMIRGREKMDDLDKVMKQMKPHHFNSRSRLDVYASLAQALRAAWADKENKKKIEKVLELCEKEFPKIDGEDLVWFYFPVTIFIAASGTEEQYARVVKLHEYIYEHTEYRPLQSGLGNMLNARKQK; encoded by the coding sequence ATGAAGAAAATTTTATTGATTTATCTCGGGGTTTTGTGTTCTGTATTGGCTTTCGGGCAGACAAATTTCCAGAAATTGACATTAAATGAAGTGTGTGAAAAGGCGAAAATGGAAGGGAAAATGGTTTTTGTAGATCTTTACACGTCATGGTGTGGCCCTTGTAAAGTGATGGCTGCTGAAGTGTTCCCGAATGTACAGTTGGGTGAGTTTATGAACAAGCATTTCGTGTGTGTGAAATATGATACGGGAGCGGAAGAAGATGGTAAAGTTCTTGCGAAAAAATTTAACATTCAGGCATACCCGACATTCCTATTGCTGAATACCGATCAAGGGTTAGAAAATCAAATTGTCGGAGCCACAATCGATCCGTTAGAGTTTAAAAAACTGGTGGAAGAGGCTATGTCTGCTTCTATTGCCAGTTTGGAAAAACAATACAAAGAGGGCAATCGGGAAGTTTCTTTCCTGACAAATTATTTGCAGGAATTATTGAAAGCACAAATGACTACAGAAGCACAAGAAGTTCGTGCAGAACTGTTTAAGGTGCTCCCGGATGCGGAAAAATCGAATAGAGAATATTGGTACATTTATGATAATCAGATATTATCCCCGATTTGTTCAGAACCAATGGATTTCCTATTTGCACATTTCGATCAATTTTGCAAGAGCATGGGAGAGGAAAAAGTGTTGGAAAGAATCTCGATGGCTTTTGAGATAAAATTGAGAGATATGATTCGTGGTCGCGAAAAGATGGATGACTTGGATAAAGTGATGAAGCAGATGAAACCTCATCACTTTAACTCTCGGTCTCGCCTTGATGTTTATGCCTCTTTGGCCCAAGCATTACGTGCTGCTTGGGCGGACAAAGAGAACAAGAAAAAAATAGAAAAAGTTCTCGAGTTATGTGAAAAAGAATTTCCGAAAATCGATGGAGAAGATTTGGTTTGGTTTTATTTTCCCGTGACAATTTTTATTGCGGCTTCGGGGACAGAGGAACAATATGCGCGGGTAGTAAAATTACACGAATACATTTACGAGCATACCGAGTATCGTCCCTTGCAAAGCGGATTGGGAAATATGCTTAATGCTAGGAAACAAAAATAG
- a CDS encoding RagB/SusD family nutrient uptake outer membrane protein — protein MKKGVLIYIFGVLALGLGACGDFLEEYSQNQRYATTAQDLDELLRGECFMQWTNLSSNTQETMSFSSGLTMNYPWLHVMDDDAEEFVDGGLAYTSNYPRNVLGSFYHWGADPFLTLENDQYRDNDWERFYKSIGVLNSIIYMADEFRSKEEDIELLNRVEGEARFLRAGYYFLLVNIYGMPYCKATASRDAGVPLKITEYIEDKYFSRSSVEAVYSQIVTDLKRAAVCLEGIVPSSTLRVGKVAANALLSRVYLYMEEYEACIAAADEAMSGTYSVMDLNSWTDGQNVISWTSPETIFTQGGNAVVSTFLSSSNVWVQQNGNWVEQAQALSYQVSEDLLQCYDDGDLRRTAFFKNSLHAAIPDKYKTWADYNDNDEIGADFLIRLPEVILNKAEALAMLNRDGDAKTELQKLRSKRFALAPAITETGGALIDFIRDERRRELCFEGHRWFDLRRYAVNSIHPLPDNFTIRHRNNAYEANSQTWYEDGYYKLNAYTRDRAAWIIPIPNYAIEFNRGELQNEIRPNRELQRD, from the coding sequence ATGAAAAAAGGAGTTTTAATTTATATATTCGGTGTACTTGCCCTAGGTCTTGGTGCTTGCGGTGATTTTTTGGAAGAATATTCGCAGAACCAGCGATATGCAACCACGGCACAGGATTTAGACGAGTTGCTTCGAGGTGAATGTTTCATGCAATGGACAAACCTTAGTTCCAATACCCAGGAAACAATGAGTTTCAGTAGCGGACTTACCATGAATTACCCGTGGTTGCACGTGATGGATGATGATGCCGAGGAATTTGTCGATGGGGGTTTGGCTTATACTTCGAATTACCCGCGTAATGTACTAGGTTCTTTCTATCACTGGGGAGCCGACCCGTTTTTGACTTTAGAGAATGACCAATATAGGGATAATGACTGGGAACGGTTTTACAAGAGTATAGGGGTATTGAATTCTATCATTTACATGGCTGATGAATTCCGTTCGAAAGAAGAGGATATTGAATTGTTGAACAGGGTAGAAGGTGAAGCGCGTTTTCTTCGGGCAGGTTATTACTTCCTATTGGTAAATATTTACGGGATGCCTTATTGCAAAGCTACTGCATCCCGTGATGCTGGAGTTCCGTTAAAAATCACGGAGTATATAGAGGATAAGTATTTTAGCCGTAGCTCGGTGGAAGCGGTGTATTCCCAGATTGTCACGGATCTTAAACGTGCTGCTGTTTGCTTGGAAGGTATTGTGCCTTCTTCGACATTACGGGTTGGAAAAGTTGCTGCTAACGCCTTGTTGTCGAGAGTGTATTTGTATATGGAAGAATATGAGGCGTGTATTGCCGCGGCAGACGAGGCCATGTCGGGAACTTATTCCGTGATGGATTTAAATAGTTGGACTGACGGGCAAAACGTGATTTCATGGACATCTCCCGAAACGATTTTCACACAAGGGGGAAATGCCGTGGTTTCAACATTTTTGAGTTCTTCGAATGTATGGGTGCAGCAAAATGGAAATTGGGTGGAGCAAGCTCAAGCACTTTCCTACCAAGTATCCGAGGATTTGTTGCAATGTTACGACGATGGAGATTTACGCAGAACCGCTTTTTTTAAGAATTCTTTACATGCGGCTATTCCCGATAAGTATAAGACGTGGGCGGATTATAATGATAATGACGAGATTGGGGCGGATTTTTTGATTCGTTTACCGGAAGTGATTTTGAATAAGGCTGAAGCATTGGCAATGTTGAACCGGGATGGAGATGCGAAAACCGAGTTGCAGAAGTTGCGTTCCAAACGTTTTGCACTAGCTCCAGCGATAACGGAAACGGGAGGGGCATTAATAGACTTTATTCGTGATGAACGTCGTCGGGAACTTTGTTTCGAGGGACATCGTTGGTTTGATTTGCGACGCTATGCGGTGAACAGTATTCACCCTCTTCCTGATAATTTCACTATCCGTCACCGGAATAATGCTTATGAGGCAAATTCACAGACTTGGTATGAAGACGGTTATTACAAGTTAAATGCTTACACGCGGGATCGTGCGGCTTGGATAATTCCGATTCCGAACTATGCTATTGAATTTAACCGGGGAGAACTCCAAAATGAGATCCGCCCGAATAGAGAACTTCAAAGAGATTGA
- a CDS encoding SusC/RagA family TonB-linked outer membrane protein, with the protein MKLICVFTLFLVLKASANGFTQKKVSLDFEKANMLEIIQELRQQTGYKFFFNHNELKKVKDVSVKFVDEELEQVLDALLGKVNLSYRIEQGVIIIVPGKVKNEEKEVRIIGKVTDEKKQPLPGVTVIVKGLTLGTSTDVNGRFSLTLPKMQNVSLLFSFIGMETQEIKYTGQDSIHVVLKESAEQLEEVIVRTGYQNIDRRKLTSAVQTIKMDDIKVAGVNTIDQMLEGRIPGMIFMQNSGQVGAAPKLRIRGTSTVLGNREPLWVLDGVVLTDPVNVDPAQINDLDFVNLLGNAISGLNPNDIEQIDVLKDASATALYGAKAGNGVIVITTKKGKAGPPSVTYSGTGSFTRRPRYSDRAIYLMNSKERVDVSRELVERGVYYNNVDSWVGYEATVQDYYNGAIDYKEYNRLVSYYETLNTDWFDIVCQDVFSHSHTLSLSGGSANIRYYASLGMSDENGAIKGENNKRYSTTLNLTANYERFAARFQLQGNVSSRNYNPSELGVLDYAYNMSRAVPAFNPDGSRYFYQRTSSTIPVYNFNVLNEMDNSGDKTKGNSINMQAHISYNVIDNLKLEGTLSYAVSNTNQSIYFTEDTYYVHKLRADRTERNNMCPVGGELRKNDVRNTNWMVRVQANYTKNVGRDGKHNVSGSAGLELNSQRYDGFNITRRGYHRDRGKLFSSIPQTYTGYYNQFMASANALGVITENLMNSVAWYAMAGYDYDNRYMVNLHIRGEASNLFGSRANDRMMPIWALSGRWNMKQDILRSVDWVDDMALRGSFGYQGNMLSNQTPNMIIRQEADYTGKYGEFRSKVAHYPNPDLRWEKTASTNVTLDFSFLKNKINGSVSWYYKKTRDAFLTKTISEINGTTQYVVNSGTLVNKGIEVSLNFTPINRVGLDGGKRGFVWRIDPQLGQVLNELVNNAINNRNNVLRDEIEYTDMLTGDVDIAGEPLNTFYSYRFKGLSPVDGSPIFYGAEDELQEELSKKYNNMEREDVFLEVMERSGRREPYLQGGVSNYFGYRNFGLSFNLAYSLGNKIRLLKLCTEYGTTNPNPSSNLRREFVNRWRKPGDENYTNIPALNTVAGAHASPWWNSGTNVTHRIASNIYEMYDNSDIRVVSGNYLRLSSLSFRYNVDDRFCKKLGLKSAYINLTGTNLFTIAHKKLRGQDPTQSGSSPSVNLSVRPTYSCNLSITF; encoded by the coding sequence ATGAAATTGATATGTGTTTTTACATTGTTTCTGGTGTTGAAAGCTTCTGCGAATGGTTTCACTCAAAAGAAAGTAAGTCTGGATTTTGAGAAAGCAAATATGTTGGAAATTATTCAAGAGTTACGTCAGCAAACGGGTTACAAGTTTTTTTTCAATCATAATGAATTGAAAAAAGTGAAAGATGTGTCTGTAAAATTTGTTGATGAAGAATTGGAACAAGTGTTGGATGCCCTTTTGGGTAAAGTGAACTTATCTTACCGGATAGAGCAAGGTGTTATTATTATTGTTCCGGGAAAAGTAAAAAATGAAGAAAAAGAGGTACGCATTATAGGGAAGGTGACTGATGAGAAAAAGCAACCGTTGCCCGGGGTGACAGTTATAGTGAAAGGTTTAACCTTGGGAACGTCAACAGATGTAAATGGAAGATTTTCCTTAACCTTGCCCAAAATGCAAAATGTGTCCTTGCTTTTTTCATTTATCGGGATGGAGACGCAAGAGATAAAATATACCGGTCAGGATTCGATTCATGTGGTTTTAAAAGAATCGGCAGAGCAATTGGAGGAAGTGATTGTGAGAACCGGTTATCAGAATATCGATAGGCGTAAATTAACGAGTGCCGTGCAAACCATCAAAATGGATGACATCAAAGTGGCAGGGGTGAACACGATTGACCAGATGTTGGAAGGACGTATCCCGGGTATGATTTTTATGCAGAATTCCGGACAGGTGGGTGCCGCTCCGAAATTGAGGATACGGGGGACTTCGACCGTGTTGGGAAATCGGGAGCCATTATGGGTGCTGGATGGGGTGGTCTTGACCGATCCGGTGAACGTGGATCCCGCACAGATCAATGATCTGGATTTCGTGAATCTGTTGGGGAATGCCATTTCGGGTTTGAATCCTAATGATATAGAACAAATTGACGTACTGAAAGATGCTTCAGCAACGGCTCTTTACGGGGCGAAAGCGGGTAACGGGGTGATTGTAATCACGACAAAGAAAGGTAAGGCAGGTCCTCCCAGTGTGACTTATTCCGGAACGGGTTCTTTTACCCGACGTCCGCGTTATAGTGACCGAGCTATATATCTGATGAATTCGAAGGAAAGGGTTGATGTTTCCCGTGAGTTGGTAGAACGGGGTGTTTATTATAATAATGTGGATAGTTGGGTCGGATACGAGGCTACAGTGCAAGATTATTACAACGGTGCGATTGATTATAAAGAGTATAATCGGTTGGTTTCGTATTATGAGACATTGAACACGGATTGGTTCGATATTGTTTGTCAAGATGTATTTTCACATAGCCACACGTTAAGTCTGTCGGGTGGTTCTGCCAATATCCGTTATTACGCATCTCTCGGGATGAGCGATGAGAACGGGGCAATAAAAGGTGAGAATAACAAACGGTATTCGACTACGTTGAACTTAACGGCTAATTACGAACGTTTTGCGGCACGATTCCAGCTTCAGGGAAATGTATCAAGTCGTAATTATAATCCTTCTGAATTAGGTGTTTTGGATTATGCTTATAATATGAGTCGTGCAGTTCCGGCTTTTAATCCCGATGGTTCCCGTTATTTTTATCAACGGACGAGTAGCACTATACCGGTGTATAATTTCAACGTGTTGAACGAAATGGATAATTCCGGGGATAAAACCAAGGGAAACTCTATTAATATGCAGGCTCATATCAGTTACAACGTTATTGACAATTTGAAATTGGAAGGAACATTATCTTATGCGGTAAGTAATACGAATCAAAGTATTTATTTCACGGAGGATACCTATTATGTACACAAGTTGCGTGCCGACCGAACGGAACGAAATAATATGTGTCCTGTCGGGGGTGAATTGCGTAAGAATGACGTTCGTAATACCAATTGGATGGTTCGGGTACAGGCGAATTACACCAAGAACGTGGGAAGAGATGGTAAGCATAACGTGAGTGGTTCTGCCGGTTTGGAATTGAATTCTCAAAGATACGATGGTTTTAATATTACACGCCGGGGCTATCATAGAGATCGGGGTAAATTATTTTCTTCTATTCCCCAAACTTACACGGGATATTATAACCAATTTATGGCAAGTGCTAATGCTTTGGGTGTTATCACAGAAAATTTAATGAATTCGGTAGCGTGGTATGCGATGGCCGGGTACGATTATGACAACCGCTATATGGTGAATCTACATATTCGAGGGGAGGCTTCCAATTTGTTCGGGTCACGGGCAAATGATCGTATGATGCCGATTTGGGCGTTATCAGGTCGTTGGAACATGAAACAAGATATTTTGAGATCTGTTGATTGGGTGGATGACATGGCATTAAGGGGGTCTTTCGGTTATCAGGGAAATATGTTGAGTAACCAGACTCCGAATATGATTATTCGACAAGAGGCCGATTATACTGGGAAATATGGAGAATTTCGTTCGAAAGTAGCCCATTACCCGAATCCTGATTTGAGATGGGAAAAGACGGCGTCCACGAATGTGACTTTGGATTTTTCGTTTTTGAAAAACAAGATTAACGGTTCGGTTTCTTGGTATTATAAAAAAACGCGGGATGCATTTTTGACCAAGACGATTTCTGAAATCAATGGAACCACACAATACGTTGTAAATAGCGGAACACTTGTAAACAAAGGTATCGAGGTGAGTTTGAATTTTACCCCAATCAATCGTGTCGGCTTGGATGGTGGAAAGAGAGGGTTTGTTTGGCGTATTGATCCCCAATTGGGACAAGTGTTGAACGAATTAGTGAATAATGCGATAAACAATCGGAATAACGTTTTGCGAGATGAGATTGAATATACCGATATGTTGACCGGTGACGTGGATATTGCCGGAGAGCCTTTGAATACATTCTATTCATACCGCTTTAAAGGATTGAGCCCGGTAGATGGTTCTCCTATTTTTTACGGGGCGGAGGATGAATTACAGGAGGAGTTGAGCAAGAAGTATAACAATATGGAACGAGAAGATGTCTTTTTGGAGGTGATGGAAAGATCGGGACGGCGTGAGCCCTACCTTCAGGGAGGAGTTTCGAATTATTTTGGGTATCGGAATTTCGGTTTATCGTTTAATCTGGCTTATAGTTTGGGTAATAAAATTCGTTTGCTGAAATTGTGTACCGAATACGGGACAACTAATCCCAATCCGTCAAGTAATTTGCGGCGGGAGTTTGTGAATCGTTGGAGAAAACCGGGAGACGAGAATTATACCAATATCCCTGCATTGAATACAGTTGCGGGAGCTCATGCTAGTCCGTGGTGGAATAGCGGTACAAACGTGACACATCGAATCGCATCTAATATTTACGAGATGTATGATAATTCGGATATTCGGGTGGTAAGTGGAAATTACTTGCGCTTATCGTCGCTTTCTTTCCGTTATAATGTGGATGATCGATTTTGCAAAAAATTAGGCCTTAAGTCGGCTTATATCAATCTGACAGGAACAAACTTGTTCACGATAGCCCATAAAAAGTTACGGGGGCAAGATCCAACTCAGTCTGGTTCGTCGCCGAGTGTAAATCTTTCGGTACGTCCGACTTACTCGTGTAATCTTAGTATCACTTTCTAA
- a CDS encoding FecR family protein → MTNDKTYINWDIIAKHLLGISSAEERERVEEWLSEDESNREYYRKAQRYFDKYYTGEESRVVDSKNAWEEFVVYTNKTPKKHIGRIIIKYVAVLLLPLLLGGIAYWFWESGQFQVTEVAKGISIEPGMTKAVLVFNSGQQVELTDSVAFEQVVEKFKPAHGRIEEAERSVRYNKIIVPRGGEYNLVLSDGTSVMINSDSKLSIPDQFVGKERRVYLEGEALFHVTRDSEHPFIVETDNGDVTVLGTVFNVNAYPDEAYIQTTLVEGSVAFKGKGMASSRMISPGEQITYDIQTKDINVERVNTDIFTAWTEGKWIIEGMRLDGIMKQLARWYDITVFYQNPEAKELVFTGDLEKYNTCNVILDIISMTTNVEFELKERVIIVKMK, encoded by the coding sequence ATGACGAATGACAAGACATATATAAATTGGGATATAATTGCGAAACATCTGCTGGGAATTTCTTCTGCCGAAGAGCGAGAAAGGGTTGAGGAATGGTTGTCGGAAGATGAAAGTAACAGGGAATATTATCGTAAAGCTCAACGGTATTTTGATAAGTATTACACGGGAGAGGAAAGTCGGGTCGTGGATTCTAAAAATGCTTGGGAGGAATTTGTCGTTTATACGAACAAGACCCCGAAAAAGCATATTGGGAGAATAATCATTAAATATGTTGCCGTGTTGCTGCTCCCCTTACTTCTGGGAGGTATTGCTTATTGGTTTTGGGAGAGTGGTCAATTCCAAGTTACAGAAGTTGCAAAGGGAATATCCATTGAACCGGGGATGACGAAAGCGGTATTGGTATTTAATTCCGGTCAACAGGTAGAATTAACGGATTCTGTTGCTTTTGAACAGGTGGTGGAAAAGTTTAAACCTGCTCATGGTAGAATTGAAGAGGCGGAAAGATCTGTAAGGTATAATAAAATTATTGTACCGAGAGGAGGAGAATACAATTTAGTGTTGTCGGATGGAACGAGTGTGATGATAAATTCCGATTCAAAATTAAGCATTCCGGATCAATTTGTGGGAAAGGAACGACGGGTTTATTTGGAAGGTGAGGCGTTGTTTCATGTCACCCGGGATTCTGAGCATCCTTTTATAGTAGAAACAGACAATGGCGATGTTACAGTTTTAGGGACCGTGTTTAACGTGAATGCTTATCCGGATGAAGCATATATACAGACGACCTTGGTGGAGGGAAGCGTTGCTTTTAAAGGAAAGGGAATGGCCTCCTCTCGAATGATATCCCCTGGCGAGCAAATTACTTATGATATCCAGACGAAGGACATAAACGTGGAGCGAGTGAATACGGACATATTCACGGCGTGGACCGAAGGGAAGTGGATCATTGAAGGAATGCGCTTGGATGGGATCATGAAGCAACTGGCCCGGTGGTATGACATTACGGTATTTTATCAAAATCCGGAAGCTAAAGAGCTTGTATTTACCGGCGATTTGGAGAAATATAATACATGTAATGTGATCTTGGATATTATATCCATGACAACAAATGTTGAATTTGAATTAAAAGAGAGAGTCATTATTGTAAAAATGAAATAA